A section of the Venturia canescens isolate UGA chromosome 11, ASM1945775v1, whole genome shotgun sequence genome encodes:
- the fln gene encoding flightin yields the protein MADDEPAAWDLDDLGTEETPAETVETPAAPAAPADGKKAEKVEKPRLDISGFPKAPKPKYTLHWVRPLFLNYRYLYDYRQNYYNDVMDWLDKKERGVWREEPRAQEWGERMFRTAYEKNVNKSFKRTSDLRWIEGYRTVPQHYSYHTRAYYSLKYMKIL from the exons ATGGCTGACGACGAACCCGCGGCGTGGGATCTCGACGACCTCGGCACCGAAGAAACTCCAGCGGAAACCGTCGAAACTCCCGCTGCACCAGCCGCCCCCGCTGATGGCAAAAAGGccgaaaaagtggaaaaaccgCGACTCGACATCTCCGGCTTTCCCAAGGCTCCCAAACCCAAATACACCCTCCACTGGGTTCGACCGCTCTTCCTCAATTATCGTTATCTCTACGACTACAG GCAAAATTACTACAACGACGTGATGGACTGGCTGGACAAGAAGGAGCGTGGCGTTTGGCGAGAGGAGCCGAGGGCCCAGGAATGGGGCGAGCGAATGTTCCGCACCGCTTACGAGAAAAACGTGAACAAAAGTTTCAAACGCACGTCGGATTTGAGATGGATCGAGGGTTACAGGACGGTGCCTCAGCACTACAGTTATCATACACGCGCTTATTACAGTCTCAAGTACATGAAGATTCTCTGA
- the LOC122418068 gene encoding uncharacterized protein isoform X2, whose protein sequence is MSRPIFSRPRTRVYGCNYDKGESYYKPMVDHLDRKYSSRPLFSEPRTSFADEIAARRSDIGSRSVGGSHMEEFFDESVDGESPSNLDDGSTVDELIMSQRRLKQQETEAFERDLAELRKKRRDMQEKMFDMIDMNAEIERAKLTLEGANIAFSKHATKFDNNDPPEVEAKTMAEKIEKSRKIQAIILENKEKKSRLKKMRPFTWTKMEEIEQDPAGLINGIHNRRARINSIIADDLITETPPEEPARSKITSAPKEKTKKKRSLQKRKKSVSF, encoded by the exons ATGTCGAGGCCGATATTCAGCAGACCGCGCACCCGCGTCTACGGATGCAACTACGACAAGGGTGAATCTTACTACAAGCCGATGGTAGATCATCTAGATCGAAAGTACAGCTCGCGTCCTCTGTTCAGCGAGCCAAGAACCTCGTTCGCGGACGAGATCGCAGCTAGACGTAGCGACATCG GTTCCCGAAGCGTAGGAGGTTCCCATATGGAGGAATTTTTCGACGAGTCCGTTGACGGGGAGAGTCCCTCCAATTTGGACGACGGATCTACCGTGGATGAATTAATAATGTCACAGCGTCGTTTAAAGCAGCAAGAGACCGAGGCTTTCGAGCGCGACCTCGCTGAATTGCGAAAAAAGAGGCGAGACATgcaggaaaaaatgttcgacatGATCGACATGAACGCCGAGATCGAGCGGGCCAAACTGACCCTCGAGGGTGCGAATATTGCATTTTCGAAGCACGCGACTAAATTCGACAACAACGATCCGCCGGAAGTCGAGGCCAAAACAATGGccgagaaaatagaaaaaagtcGGAAAATCCAGGCCATCATCTTGGagaacaaagagaaaaaatctagGCTCAAAAAAATGAGGCCGTTCACGTGGACGAAAATGGAGGAAATTGAACAAGATCCCGCTGGATTAATTAACGGCATTCACAACAGACGCGCCCGCATCAATTCCATCATTGCTGATGACCTCATCACCGAGACACCACCCGAAGAGCCTGCACGATCCAAAATCACTTCAGCCCCCAAAGAAAAAACCAAGAAAAAACGATCCCtgcaaaaaagaaagaagagtGTATCTTTTTAA
- the LOC122418068 gene encoding uncharacterized protein isoform X1 — protein MSRPIFSRPRTRVYGCNYDKGESYYKPMVDHLDRKYSSRPLFSEPRTSFADEIAARRSDIGSRGDQSAAHSSLRDLDLEYDIPRSRAHRIAGIEDNNNEEETVYDIRGQRSTRRTLADDFANEVAATTRRFKAHTNFGLEESPEVEINKNARLAAKSAFEEAEISFKRRSKLLNDEAFDRMSEEKSALTRWSKLVDDDHLTSAVGSAAAGRAKQTKARLNDLESEMEEMAERQAKRERRSAALRALVNETATSGSEDLLQQQSSVSSKKLTVRAEKHVNF, from the exons ATGTCGAGGCCGATATTCAGCAGACCGCGCACCCGCGTCTACGGATGCAACTACGACAAGGGTGAATCTTACTACAAGCCGATGGTAGATCATCTAGATCGAAAGTACAGCTCGCGTCCTCTGTTCAGCGAGCCAAGAACCTCGTTCGCGGACGAGATCGCAGCTAGACGTAGCGACATCG GCAGTCGCGGAGATCAGTCGGCTGCCCATTCGTCCCTGCGTGACCTTGACCTCGAATACGATATCCCGCGATCCCGGGCTCACAGGATTGCCGGAATAGAGGATAACAACAACGAGGAGGAAACGGTTTACGACATAAGAGGTCAGAGGAGCACTCGTCGCACATTGGCGGACGATTTTGCGAATGAGGTTGCAGCGACGACGCGTCGCTTTAAGGCCCACACTAATTTCGGTTTGGAAGAGTCACCGGAAGTTGAGATCAATAAGAACGCTAGATTAGCCGCGAAGAGTGCATTCGAAGAGGCCGAAATCAGCTTCAAGCGTCGCTCAAAGCTCCTCAATGACGAAGCTTTCGATCGTATGAGCGAGGAAAAATCGGCCTTGACGAGATGGTCCAAGCTCGTCGATGACGACCACTTGACCTCTGCCGTTGGTAGCGCAGCCGCTGGACGCGCAAAACAAACCAAAGCTCGACTCAATGACCTTGAAAGCGAAATGGAAGAAATGGCCGAAAGACAGGCCAAGAGGGAACGAAGGAGCGCTGCCCTCAGGGCTCTCGTCAACGAAACTGCCACTTCCGGCTCTGAGGACCTTCTTCAACAACAATCATCCGTCAGCAGCAAAAAGCTCACCGTACGAGCTGAAAAACACGTCAATTTCTAA